In Misgurnus anguillicaudatus chromosome 5, ASM2758022v2, whole genome shotgun sequence, a genomic segment contains:
- the LOC129414998 gene encoding uncharacterized protein, whose product MSDPDLCRIKQEDTKEHKDLMDLKVESDELNEVEEKHSQTPHHFKMRETSSSLQMENTFSLKRKQSTEAGKSSPHCENSFTSKRHSEEHVRIQTRKHPYSCLECGKRFTQKSGLNLHMPVHTGEHPYECPHCKKCFKLKSILKQHVRVHTGERPYPCLQCGKSFTQKSNLNVHMRIHTGEHPYTCLECGKSFTCKANLNRHMTVHTGERPYTCLQCGNCFTNKVILDRHMTIHTGDRQHSCLQCGKSFIQKSELTVHAGERPYSCPHCEKGFKQKSALESHKRIHTGERPYSCLHCEKGFKQKSNLDSHMRLHTGERPYTCPHCEKGFKQKSNLASSLEQRHVKRRPYRLYTLRPCLGLTSTLMLDHFMMVCKNKLSNNTISWKDCRMSQFKRSRCSSQSPSYSQYPILQERVELVQLVITRQLSRFVAQHIQFFLESMILILLTTAESTAAVSSNLGIVTTFVGATLAFPMIKAQWILSSLTNLIFKDIATTIKTTTKDNTRLLVSLETASNTDIDCWKSREKTEDMSYSDLCRIKQEDTEEHKDLLDLKVESDELDEVEEKHSQTTHFKMRETSSSLQMENTFSLKRKQSTEAGKSSPHFENGFTSKRHSEEHVRIQIRKRPYTCLQCGKSFTQKSNLDKHMRVHTGERPYPCLQCGKSFKQKQNLEMHTRIHTGERPYTCLQCGKSFSQKSGLNLHMTVHTGEHPYECPHCEKGFNQKSILESHVRIHTGEHPYACLQCDRSFTQKSYLQSHIRTHTGERPFTCLQCGKSFTHKQNLNVHMRIHTGEHPYSCLECGKSFTQKSQLNLHMTVHTGEHPYECPHCKKSFKLKSILKKHVRTHTGERPYTCLQCGKSFIDMSQFNMHMRVHSGERPYTCPYCEKGFKQKAALESHKRIHTGERPYSCLQCGKSFTDKVILDRHMKIHTGDHPHSCLQCGKSFIGKSQLIVHMRVHSGERPYTCTHCEKCFKQKAALESHKRIHTGERPYSCLQCGKSYIQKSNLDSHMRIHTGEHHTCLECGKSFIGKVNLNRHMTVHIGERPYPCLQCGKSFIDKSQLIVHMRVHSGERPYSCPHCEKGFKQKSALKSHMRIHSGERPYACPHCEKCYKQKSNLDSHIRCHTGERP is encoded by the exons ATGAGTGATCCAGACCTATGCCGAATTAAACAAGAAGACACAAAGGAACACAAAG ACTTAATGGACCTGAAAGTTGAAAGTGATGAACTGAATGAAGTTGAGGAGAAACACTCTCAGACACCTCATCATTTCAAAATGAGAGAAACATCCAGTAGCTTGCAGATGGAAAATACTTTCTCTCTAAAAAGAAAGCAAAGTACAGAAGCGGGCAAATCCTCACCTCACTGTGAGAACAGTTTTACATCAAAAAGACATTCTGAGGAACATGTGAGAATTCAAACCAGAAAGCATCCATACTCATGTCTTGAGTGTGGCAAGAGATTCACACAGAAATCAGGGCTTAATCTGCACATgccagttcacactggagagcatCCGTATGAATGTCCTcattgtaaaaagtgttttaaacTGAAATCGATACTTAAACAACATGTGAGAGTTCACACCGGAGAGCGTCCATACccatgtcttcagtgtggaaagagtttcacacAGAAATCAAATCTTAATGtgcacatgagaattcacactggagagcatCCATACACATGTCTtgagtgtggaaagagtttcacatGCAAAGCCAATCTTAACAGGCACATGacagttcacactggagagcgtCCATACACATGTCTGCAGTGTGGAAATTGTTTTACAAACAAAGTAATTCTTGACAGGCACATGACAATTCATACTGGGGATCGTCAACACtcatgtcttcagtgtggaaagagtttcataCAGAAATCAGAGCTTACGGTGCACGCTGGAGAGCGTCCATATTCATGTCCTCATTGTGAAAAGGGTTTCAAACAGAAATCGGCACTTGAAAGTCAtaagagaattcacactggagagcgtCCATACTCATGTCTTCATTGTGAAAAGGGTTTCAAACAGAAATCAAATCTTGACAGCCACATGagacttcacactggagagcgtCCATACACATGTCCTCATTGTGAAAAGGGTTTCAAACAGAAATCAAATCTTGCCAGCT CTCTGGAACAGAGACATGTGAAGAGGAGACCATATCGTTTATACACCTTGCGACCTTGCCTG GGTCTGACCTCTACCTTGATGTTGGACCATTTCATGATGGTGTGCAAGAATAAGTTGAGTAACAACACCATCTCTTGGAAGGATTGCAGGATGTCTCAATTCAAGAGGAGCAGATGCTCTTCTCAGTCGCCCTCCTACTCTCAATATCCCATCTTGCAGGAAAGGGTCGAGCTGGTGCAGTTGGTGATTACGAGGCAGCTTTCCAGATTTGTGGCTCAACATATCCAATTCTTCCTTGAAAGCATGATTCT CATATTGCTCACAACAGCAGAGAGCACAGCTGCAGTTAGCTCCAACCTTGGAATAGTGACAACCTTTGTGGGTGCGACTCTCGCCTTTCCCATGATCAAGGCACAGTGGATCTTGTCTTCACTCACCAATCTGAT ATTTAAAGACATCGCTACTACAATAAAGACTACTACTAAAGACAATACAAGACTCCTGGTCTCACTGGAAACAGCTTCCAACACTGACATTGATTGTTGGAAGAGTCGAG AGAAGACTGAAGACATGAGTTATTCAGACCTATGCCGAATTAAACAAGAAGACACAGAGGAACACAAAG acTTATTGGACCTGAAAGTTGAAAGTGATGAACTGGATGAAGTTGAGGAGAAACACTCTCAGACAACTCATTTCAAAATGAGAGAAACATCCAGTAGCTTGCAGATGGAAAATACTTTCTCTCTAAAAAGAAAGCAAAGTACAGAAGCAGGCAAATCCTCACCTCATTTTGAGAACGGTTTTACATCAAAAAGACATTCTGAGGAACATGTGAGAATTCAAATCAGAAAGCGTCCATACACATGTCtgcagtgtggaaagagtttcacacAGAAATCAAATCTTGATAAACAcatgagagttcacactggagagcgtCCATACCCATGTCttcaatgtggaaagagtttcaaaCAGAAACAAAATCTTGAAATGCACacgagaattcacactggagagcgtCCATAcacatgtcttcagtgtggTAAGAGTTTCAGTCAGAAATCAGGGCTTAATCTGCACATGacagttcacactggagagcatCCATATGAATGTCCTCATTGTGAAAAGGGTTTTAATCAGAAATCGATACTTGAAAGTCAtgtgagaattcacactggagagcatCCATATGCATGTCTTCAATGTGACAGGAGTTTCACACAGAAATCATATCTTCAAAGCCACATAAGAACTCACACCGGAGAGCGTCCATtcacatgtcttcagtgtggaaagagtttcacacacaaacaaaatctTAATGtgcacatgagaattcacactggagagcatCCATACTCATGTCTTGAGTGTGGCAAGAGTTTCACACAGAAATCACAGCTTAATCTGCACATGacagttcacactggagagcatCCATATGAATGTCCTCATTGTAAAAAGAGTTTTAAACTGAAATCGATACTTAAAAAACATGTGAGAACTCACACTGGAGAGCGTCCATAcacatgtcttcagtgtggaaagagttttatagACATGTCACAGTTTAATATGCACATGAGAGTTCACTCTGGAGAGCGTCCATATACATGTCCTTATTGTGAAAAGGGTTTCAAACAGAAAGCGGCACTTGAAAGTCAtaagagaattcacactggagagcgtCCATACTCGtgtcttcagtgtggaaagagttttacagACAAAGTCATTCTTGACAGGCACATGAAAATTCATACTGGGGATCATCCACACtcatgtcttcagtgtggaaagagttttatagGCAAATCACAGCTTATTGTGCACATGAGAGTTCACTCTGGAGAGCGTCCATATACATGTACTCATTGTGAAAAGTGTTTCAAACAGAAAGCGGCACTTGAAAGTCAtaagagaattcacactggagagcgtCCATACtcatgtcttcagtgtggaaagagttacATACAGAAATCAAATCTTGACAgccacatgagaattcacactggagagcatCATACATGTCTtgagtgtggaaagagtttcataGGCAAAGTCAATCTTAACAGGCACATGACAGTTCACATTGGAGAGCGTCCATACccatgtcttcagtgtggaaagagttttatagACAAATCACAGCTTATTGTGCACATGAGAGTTCACTCTGGAGAGCGTCCATATTCATGTCCTCATTGTGAAAAGGGTTTCAAACAGAAATCGGCACTTAAAAGTCACATGAGAATTCACTCTGGAGAGCGTCCATATGCATGTCCTCATTGTGAAAAGTGTTATAAACAGAAATCAAATCTTGACAGCCACATAAGATGTCACACTGGAGAGCGTCCATAA